One genomic region from Sciurus carolinensis chromosome 2, mSciCar1.2, whole genome shotgun sequence encodes:
- the LOC124977929 gene encoding olfactory receptor 11H6-like has protein sequence MVSDFILLGFPCRWEIQIFLFSIFFTTYILTLLGNMAIVCAVHWDHRLHTPMYILLANFSFLEICYFNSDVPNMLVNFLSRTKSISFTRCLLQLYFFFSLGTTECLFLSIMAYDRFLAICRPLYYPTIMTTKFCSSLVIFCCVYGFLWFLIPVIFVTQLPFCGPNVIDDFLCDLGPLLALASACVPIPGTVLLCGTMSSVLIFATFFYIIGSYTLVLRAVIQVPSAAGCKKAFSTCSSHLAVVFLFYGSVMITYVSPRSGQAEGMQKFTTLFYSVLTPFSTP, from the coding sequence ATGGTGAGTGACTTCATCCTCTTGGGTTTCCCTTGCCGCTGGGAAATACAgatcttccttttctccatattctttaCGACTTACATCCTGACTCTGCTTGGAAACATGGCCATCGTGTGTGCAGTGCACTGGGACCACCgtctccacacccccatgtacatTCTTCTGGCCAACTTCTCCTTCCTGGAGATATGCTATTTCAACTCTGATGTGCCCAACATGCTGGTCAACTTCCTCTCCAGGACCAAATCCATCTCCTTCACTCGGTGTCTCCTCCAGTTGTACTTCTTCTTCTCCCTGGGCACAACTGAATGTTTATTTCTCTCCAtcatggcctatgaccggttCCTGGCCATCTGCCGCCCCCTGTACTACCCCACCATCATGACTACTAAGTTCTGTAGCAGCCTGGTCATTTTTTGCTGTGTCTATGGTTTCCTCTGGTTTCTGATTCCAGTGATATTCGTCACCCAGCTGCCATTTTGTGGCCCAAATGTGATCGATGACTTTCTGTGTGACCTGGGTCCCCTGTTGGCCCTGGCTTCAGCCTGTGTCCCAATCCCAGGCACAGTTCTCTTATGTGGCACCATGAGCTCCGTCCTCATCTTTGCTACCTTTTTCTATATCATTGGCTCCTACACACTGGTGTTGAGAGCTGTGATACAGGTACCCTCTGCTGCTGGCTGCaagaaggccttctccacctgctcctcacaCCTGGCTGTCGTGTTTCTGTTCTATGGTTCAGTCATGATAACATATGTGAGTCCCAGGTCAGGACAAGCAGAAGGCATGCAGAAGTTCACAACTTTGTTCTACTCAGTTTTGACCCCTTTTTCAACCCCATGA
- the LOC124976419 gene encoding olfactory receptor 11G2-like: MHIPHNSNITANIHEFILLGFLCSPEVEILLFVLFSIIYVFTLLGNSAIICAVWWDQQLHTPMYTLLANFSFLEICYINSNVPNMLFNFLSKTKTISYKGCILQFYIFLSLCATELFFLALMAFDRYVAICCPLHYPVIMTRKVCGTLVSACWVGGFLWLVTSATLISQVPFCGSNVIDHYLCDLGALLAISCVPVPKKTLTCSTFSAVILLITLFYILMSYIMVLRAVLQVPRGSSRRKAFSTCASHLVVVSLFYGSIMVMYVSPGAASQPGLQKFVTMFYSIATPLLNPLIYSLRNKEMKAALRKVMCKV, encoded by the coding sequence ATGCACATTCCACATAATAGTAACATCACTGCTAACATTCATGAATTCATTCTCCTGGGTTTCCTGTGCAGCCCAGAAGTAGAGattctcctttttgttttgttctccatCATCTATGTCTTCACTCTGCTGGGCAACAGTGCTATTATCTGTGCTGTGTGGTGGGACCAGCAATTACATACCCCCATGTATACTTTATTGGCCAACTTCTCTTTCCTGGAGATCTGCTACATCAATTCCAATGTGCCCAACATGTTATTCAACTTCCTCTCCAAGACCAAGACGATCTCTTATAAAGGCTGCATCCTACAGTTTTACATCTTCCTCTCGCTTTGTGCCACAGAACTTTTCTTCCTGGCCCTCATGGCATTTGATAGGTATGTCGCCATCTGCTGCCCACTACACTATCCAGTCATAATGACCAGGAAAGTCTGTGGAACCCTTGTGTCTGCCTGCTGGGTGGGTGGCTTCCTCTGGTTGGTGACATCTGCCACCCTCATATCCCAAGTTCCATTTTGTGGTTCAAATGTCATTGATCATTACCTGTGTGACCTGGGGGCATTACTGGCCATATCATGTGTCCCTGTTCCCAAGAAAACTCTGACTTGTAGCACTTTCAGTGCTGTGATATTGCTCATCACTTTGTTCTACATCCTTATGTCCTATATTATGGTCCTTCGAGCTGTGCTTCAGGTTCCCAGAGGTTCAAGCAGGAgaaaagccttctccacctgtgcctcccacctggTAGTGGTATCCTTATTTTATGGCTCAATCATGGTGATGTATGTAAGCCCAGGGGCAGCCAGTCAGCCTGGCCTGCAGAAATTTGTGACCATGTTCTACTCAATTGCAACTCCACTTTTAAACCCTTTGATCTACAGTCTCAGGAATAAGGAGATGAAGGCTGCTCTGAGAAAAGTCATGTGCAAAGTATAA